From Woronichinia naegeliana WA131, the proteins below share one genomic window:
- a CDS encoding ATP-binding protein, which yields MSNETQGSESWNVTGKAEQNLFTDNKAPIVKDNFGTVNINYGQLGKNSLEGNPFVPPQPREGGLIGREIELDRLHKLLQTKKNVCVVSGMGGVGKTELVRNYATSDDCQAHFSGGVFYLDARSRENIAAEIVAVTKHHFQREIEDSLSDTQKVTQCWQEWKNQTEAVLLILDDVSVLVSCDQS from the coding sequence ATGTCAAACGAAACACAAGGTTCTGAGTCTTGGAATGTGACAGGTAAAGCCGAGCAGAATCTCTTTACCGATAACAAAGCTCCCATCGTCAAAGATAATTTTGGCACGGTCAATATTAACTATGGCCAGTTGGGAAAAAATTCCCTAGAAGGAAATCCTTTTGTACCACCGCAACCCCGCGAGGGAGGATTGATTGGTCGGGAAATCGAGTTAGACAGACTGCATAAGTTATTGCAAACGAAGAAGAATGTCTGTGTGGTGTCGGGCATGGGAGGAGTGGGTAAAACGGAATTAGTGCGGAACTATGCCACAAGTGATGATTGCCAGGCACATTTTTCGGGAGGAGTATTTTATCTGGATGCACGGAGTCGTGAGAATATTGCGGCTGAGATTGTGGCCGTGACTAAGCATCATTTTCAGCGTGAGATAGAGGATAGTTTATCGGATACCCAGAAAGTAACTCAGTGTTGGCAAGAATGGAAAAACCAGACCGAAGCGGTGTTATTAATTCTCGATGATGTGTCGGTACTGGTATCGTGTGATCAAAGCTAG
- a CDS encoding IS110 family transposase, producing the protein METQVASQWVGIDVSKAKLDIALRPANKVLQVTNQESGWQELSEQLKKYKIELIIIESTGGMERGVAHKLQKEEFKVAVINPKRARDFAKASGRLAKTDKIDAEVLAHFGEALQPSPKPLASESQVALSDLVNRRSQLVEMLNSEQKRAHSVRSSTAKADIETNIQWLKQRIKGMDEQIDQLRQDNEESKKQYELLTSVPGVGRVTAVTLLSMLPELGELPLKKLSSLVGIAPMNCDSGQMRGKRRIIGGRARVRAVLYMSALVAIQHNPVIKAFYQKLLQAGKAKKVALIACAHKLLGFLHAIVKSQKPWRCPENIETKEEKLQAC; encoded by the coding sequence ATGGAAACTCAAGTAGCAAGCCAATGGGTTGGTATAGATGTCAGCAAAGCCAAGTTGGACATAGCTTTACGTCCAGCGAATAAGGTTTTGCAAGTAACCAATCAAGAGTCAGGCTGGCAGGAATTAAGCGAACAACTCAAAAAATACAAAATTGAGTTAATCATCATCGAATCAACAGGAGGAATGGAAAGAGGAGTGGCTCACAAGCTGCAAAAAGAGGAATTCAAGGTAGCAGTGATTAATCCCAAAAGAGCCAGAGATTTTGCCAAGGCATCAGGTCGTCTAGCGAAAACGGACAAAATAGATGCCGAGGTATTAGCCCATTTTGGAGAAGCCTTGCAACCAAGCCCAAAACCGTTAGCATCAGAATCTCAAGTAGCTTTATCCGATTTGGTCAATCGTCGTAGTCAGTTAGTGGAAATGCTAAACAGTGAACAAAAACGAGCGCACAGTGTTCGTAGTAGCACGGCGAAAGCTGACATTGAGACTAATATTCAATGGCTCAAACAAAGGATAAAAGGAATGGATGAGCAGATAGACCAACTGCGGCAAGACAACGAAGAGAGTAAAAAGCAGTATGAGCTATTAACCAGTGTACCTGGAGTGGGCAGAGTAACGGCCGTGACCTTGCTATCAATGTTGCCAGAATTAGGAGAGCTACCATTGAAGAAACTGTCGAGTCTAGTGGGAATTGCTCCCATGAACTGTGACAGTGGGCAAATGCGAGGAAAACGACGTATTATCGGTGGACGAGCAAGGGTGCGTGCCGTGCTGTATATGTCAGCCCTAGTGGCAATACAACACAATCCGGTAATTAAGGCGTTTTATCAAAAATTGCTCCAGGCAGGTAAGGCCAAAAAAGTAGCTTTAATTGCCTGCGCTCATAAGCTATTGGGATTTCTTCATGCTATAGTCAAGAGTCAAAAACCTTGGCGATGTCCTGAAAATATAGAGACAAAGGAGGAAAAACTGCAAGCGTGCTAA
- a CDS encoding transposase, whose protein sequence is MLEWWTKNFASCELGDERLNNRAFSIGKKLSEGFGKALSEVFKGGNELKRSYEFLGIRKQTLSR, encoded by the coding sequence ATGTTGGAATGGTGGACAAAAAACTTTGCCAGTTGTGAATTGGGAGACGAGAGGCTAAACAATCGTGCCTTCTCGATTGGGAAAAAGTTAAGTGAGGGGTTTGGAAAAGCCTTATCAGAAGTGTTTAAGGGAGGAAACGAGTTAAAGAGGTCCTATGAATTTTTGGGAATCCGAAAACAGACTTTGTCAAGATAA
- a CDS encoding IS4 family transposase has product MTTAAVEEYKIMLSVGDTTFLDYRNIKEKREGYGPTGKGGNGLILHSALAIEPEKGQVLGLLWQKLWNREVKEKPPTDETAKQKKERQKEQRKAARQRPFEEKESYKWVEALNTCEKQVESSTRVIHVFDREGDVSEVFDSVRQLKHTGVLVRASHNRSLDKNSERLWQHLESEPIRFHQEIEIPSTGKRKARKVKLAVRFCSVNLRTPYRFDNRDPLNVYAVYATEIDCPEGETPLSWMLLTTEVVETIEMAVTILRWYTYRWRVEEFHKVLKSGCQSERYRLASDGMKTLLGFLSVIAVELLHVTYLHRTQPDALAIEILNPLQLQVLKAAASQKLPPILTVAWAVESVAFLGGYLEHRRKTPLGIQVLWRGWLKLHDLCQGWQLAIRT; this is encoded by the coding sequence ATGACAACTGCCGCCGTAGAAGAATATAAGATAATGCTATCAGTCGGAGATACGACCTTCTTAGATTATCGCAATATCAAGGAAAAAAGGGAAGGGTATGGGCCGACTGGAAAAGGAGGGAATGGATTAATACTGCATAGTGCTTTAGCAATTGAGCCAGAAAAAGGACAAGTATTAGGTTTATTATGGCAAAAACTGTGGAATAGGGAGGTAAAAGAAAAGCCCCCAACAGATGAAACGGCGAAGCAGAAAAAAGAAAGACAGAAAGAACAAAGAAAAGCAGCTCGTCAAAGACCATTTGAGGAAAAAGAATCCTACAAATGGGTAGAGGCTCTAAACACCTGTGAGAAACAGGTAGAAAGTTCAACGAGGGTAATTCATGTATTTGACAGAGAAGGAGATGTTTCAGAAGTCTTTGACTCAGTGCGTCAACTCAAGCATACAGGAGTGCTGGTCAGAGCGTCTCATAATCGTAGTTTAGACAAAAATAGTGAACGACTTTGGCAACATTTGGAATCAGAACCGATTCGTTTTCATCAAGAAATCGAGATTCCGAGTACAGGAAAAAGAAAAGCACGGAAGGTTAAGCTTGCCGTCCGATTTTGCTCAGTTAATCTACGAACTCCCTATCGTTTTGATAATCGTGACCCGTTGAATGTCTATGCTGTTTATGCGACAGAAATCGATTGTCCCGAAGGCGAAACTCCTTTATCTTGGATGCTTCTGACTACAGAAGTTGTTGAGACTATTGAGATGGCTGTCACTATTCTTCGTTGGTACACCTACCGATGGCGGGTTGAAGAATTTCATAAAGTCCTTAAGTCTGGTTGTCAGAGTGAGCGTTATCGACTTGCCTCTGATGGAATGAAAACTCTTTTGGGTTTTTTAAGTGTCATTGCTGTTGAACTTTTACACGTTACTTATCTTCATCGTACCCAGCCCGATGCTCTCGCGATTGAAATTCTTAATCCTCTTCAACTTCAGGTGTTAAAAGCAGCCGCCTCTCAAAAACTTCCCCCTATTTTGACTGTTGCTTGGGCTGTCGAGTCTGTTGCTTTTCTTGGTGGTTATCTTGAACATCGTCGTAAAACTCCTCTCGGTATCCAAGTCCTTTGGCGCGGTTGGTTGAAGTTGCATGACCTTTGCCAAGGCTGGCAGCTTGCAATCCGCACTTAA
- a CDS encoding DUF4926 domain-containing protein, whose translation MTFAKAGSLQSALNGKSQNKGQAGTVVDISESGVFLVEFSNEKGEMISLESLKREQITLVTSYTQEKTKIMGYQLGCDL comes from the coding sequence ATGACCTTTGCCAAGGCTGGCAGCTTGCAATCCGCACTTAACGGGAAAAGTCAGAATAAAGGACAAGCTGGAACTGTAGTAGATATTTCTGAATCAGGAGTGTTTTTAGTTGAATTTTCTAATGAAAAGGGAGAAATGATCTCTCTAGAATCTTTAAAAAGAGAACAGATAACATTAGTAACTTCTTATACTCAAGAAAAAACTAAAATAATGGGATATCAACTTGGGTGCGACCTCTGA
- the plsX gene encoding phosphate acyltransferase PlsX, whose protein sequence is MAATRARIALDAMGGDHAPDEIIAGAIRASEELDVEILLVGDRAQITDYLQQHGSHSQNLEIVEAEAAISMEEEAVTAVRRKPKASINVAMELVKQKRADAVVSAGHSGAAMAAALLRLGRLKGIDRPAIGTVFPTLLADKSVIVLDVGANVDCKPKYLEQFALMGSIYSKYVMGTEEPKVGLLNIGEEATKGNELALQAYQRLQDNPHLLFIGNAEGRDVLSGNFDVIVCDGFVGNVVLKFAEAVGGIVLNILKEELPQGWRGQLGTLLLKPNLKRIKQRIDHAEHGGALLFGVDGICIISHGSSRAPSIFNAIRLAKEAYDNRVSERIQSWTDGIDSAETSSLLNSER, encoded by the coding sequence ATGGCAGCAACGCGGGCAAGAATTGCACTAGACGCTATGGGCGGCGATCACGCTCCCGATGAAATTATTGCTGGAGCCATACGCGCCTCCGAGGAACTGGATGTCGAGATTCTACTGGTGGGCGATCGCGCTCAAATCACGGACTATCTCCAACAGCATGGCTCCCATTCCCAAAATCTAGAAATTGTGGAGGCTGAAGCGGCCATATCGATGGAAGAGGAAGCGGTTACTGCCGTCCGTCGTAAACCCAAAGCCTCTATTAATGTGGCCATGGAATTGGTCAAACAAAAACGGGCTGATGCGGTGGTGTCGGCAGGCCATTCCGGTGCAGCAATGGCGGCGGCTTTGTTACGGTTAGGACGTTTAAAGGGAATTGATCGTCCGGCGATCGGAACCGTTTTTCCCACCTTACTGGCCGATAAATCGGTAATCGTTCTAGATGTGGGGGCCAATGTGGACTGCAAGCCCAAATATTTGGAACAATTTGCCCTGATGGGAAGCATCTATAGCAAGTACGTCATGGGAACGGAAGAACCCAAAGTGGGACTGCTCAATATTGGAGAAGAAGCCACCAAAGGGAATGAATTAGCTCTTCAGGCTTATCAACGATTGCAAGACAATCCTCACCTGCTTTTTATCGGTAATGCAGAAGGTCGGGATGTCCTCTCTGGCAATTTTGATGTCATTGTCTGCGATGGCTTTGTGGGCAATGTTGTACTCAAGTTTGCCGAGGCAGTTGGGGGTATTGTACTGAATATTTTAAAAGAAGAATTACCCCAGGGATGGCGCGGTCAATTGGGAACGCTACTACTCAAACCCAATCTCAAACGGATTAAACAACGTATTGATCATGCAGAACATGGTGGAGCCTTGCTGTTTGGGGTAGATGGCATTTGCATCATTAGTCATGGTAGTTCCCGCGCACCCTCAATTTTTAATGCAATCCGTTTAGCAAAAGAGGCTTATGATAATCGGGTTTCGGAACGCATTCAATCCTGGACAGATGGCATAGACAGTGCTGAAACCAGTTCATTACTCAATAGTGAACGTTAA
- a CDS encoding ketoacyl-ACP synthase III, whose translation MTIIGSGSATSAQLLSNEDLSEMVETSDEWIQTRTGMRQRHICSPDESLADLAAQAGRRALEMAGIGANEIDLIILATSTPDDLFGSAGKVQALLGASQAVAFDLTAACSGFVFGMVTAAQFLRTGVYQRVLLIGGDVLSRWVDWSDRSTCVLFGDGAGAVVLQGQSDRDHLLAFEIYTDGNLNHSLNLGYQGQPRSLTEEKTISQGNYQPISMNGREVYRFAVARVPEVIEKVLFKAQLEITAIDWLILHQANQRIMDAVGDRLQLPSEKIISNLAQYGNTSAASIPIALDEAVRAGKIQTGDLIAASGFGAGLNWGAILFRWGEDCNGHS comes from the coding sequence ATCACCATCATTGGCAGTGGCTCGGCTACCTCAGCCCAGCTTTTGAGCAATGAGGATCTCAGTGAGATGGTGGAAACCTCGGATGAATGGATTCAAACCCGCACGGGAATGCGTCAGCGTCATATCTGTTCTCCTGATGAGTCCTTGGCGGATTTAGCAGCTCAGGCTGGTCGTAGGGCTTTAGAAATGGCGGGTATAGGCGCAAACGAGATTGATTTAATTATTTTGGCCACTTCTACTCCTGACGATTTATTTGGGAGTGCTGGCAAAGTTCAAGCCTTATTAGGCGCGTCCCAAGCCGTTGCCTTTGATCTAACGGCTGCCTGTTCGGGGTTTGTGTTTGGCATGGTGACTGCGGCCCAGTTTCTTCGCACTGGAGTCTATCAACGGGTGTTGCTGATTGGTGGTGATGTGCTTTCCCGTTGGGTGGATTGGTCAGATCGATCAACTTGTGTCTTGTTTGGAGATGGTGCAGGGGCAGTGGTGCTTCAGGGTCAGTCTGATCGAGATCATCTTTTAGCCTTTGAAATTTATACCGATGGGAATCTCAATCATTCGCTCAATTTGGGTTATCAAGGACAACCGCGATCGCTGACTGAGGAAAAAACCATTAGCCAAGGGAATTACCAGCCGATTAGTATGAACGGTCGAGAGGTCTATCGCTTTGCGGTGGCACGGGTTCCTGAAGTGATCGAGAAGGTTTTGTTCAAGGCGCAATTGGAGATAACGGCGATCGATTGGCTAATTTTGCACCAAGCCAACCAGCGAATTATGGATGCAGTCGGTGATCGCCTACAACTTCCTTCAGAAAAAATTATTAGTAATCTGGCCCAGTATGGCAACACCTCGGCGGCTTCCATTCCCATCGCCCTAGATGAAGCAGTCCGAGCCGGAAAAATTCAAACCGGAGATTTGATTGCTGCTTCTGGATTTGGAGCCGGACTTAATTGGGGAGCTATCCTTTTCCGTTGGGGAGAAGATTGCAACGGTCACAGTTAA
- a CDS encoding sigma 54-interacting transcriptional regulator, protein MLSSDIVIWLKERTELSLLNEEILTAIAPHLQSLTLADQQTVVEAGTKPQGLYVLYQGHLEGTTQNLGLLPGEVINLGALILDQPVRRSVVTAGQCEFLFLEANTFREFVRQYPQITQAFSQYLAAEVQELSAQLFFEQQRHAVLRSYIVPKARRAIMGKSRYAVKLRSQLREAFETDEAVLIFGEPGLEKDNMAALIHFGSDQYRKEPMIKVNCANLKGSGAELFGRANGKMGLLAALGKGTLLLNNIQELPQELLPKIAQLIQQKTYHPVSRDEEEIVPEQVSQARIIAISETIVPSLNTLFPKNIKVPPLRVRKADIDDYVNYYISLACKAKGIDVVPITPEALRKLQAYDFPNNLRELSNLVERAVTQLQGYTKITEEIIWPSQSKKKQFRLNLLNTYSQLRQFLRSSWWPDRINYGITTWAFAAIVIILFVGPQTRDQNFALNLFWAWWWPLVLISFPFVGRLWCAVCPFMIYGEITQKLSLWLFPRTLKKWPKQTLEKWGGWFLFGLFALILLWEELWHLQNTAYLSACLLLLITAGAMVCSAIFERRLWCRYLCPIGGMNGLFAKLAMTELRAQQGTCSAECNTYQCYKGGPQKGEGQATAGCPLYSHPAQLEDNRDCVLCMTCLKACPHRSVEFNLRPPAIELWTTHVPRAYEVALLFLLLNSIFLRRLPEINLEWGLHLNLEPFAFHFLAAFLTLSLPILIPLLSHQFIPKKGILSHISFVELAYGYLPLVLAGNLAHYLRLGMGEAGTIMPLFMATFGLSGQQLPVLIAHPAVIAFLQGCLLIVGSLAAMLITQKIGRQSLKILWPQHLAIIVLAILMSQIIVGY, encoded by the coding sequence ATGTTATCTAGCGATATTGTAATCTGGCTCAAGGAAAGAACAGAATTAAGTTTATTGAATGAGGAGATTTTAACGGCGATCGCGCCCCATCTACAATCTCTCACCCTGGCAGATCAGCAAACGGTGGTGGAAGCGGGAACTAAACCCCAGGGACTTTATGTTCTTTATCAAGGACATCTGGAGGGAACAACCCAAAATTTAGGTTTGCTACCAGGGGAAGTGATTAATCTAGGAGCCTTAATTCTCGATCAACCGGTGCGGCGATCCGTGGTGACAGCCGGACAATGTGAATTTTTGTTTTTGGAAGCCAATACTTTTCGAGAGTTTGTTCGTCAATATCCCCAAATTACCCAAGCTTTTTCCCAATATCTGGCTGCGGAAGTTCAGGAATTATCGGCTCAGTTATTCTTTGAACAGCAGCGTCATGCGGTTTTACGCTCTTATATTGTGCCGAAAGCCCGTCGGGCCATTATGGGGAAAAGTCGTTATGCGGTTAAATTGCGATCGCAGCTTAGAGAAGCCTTTGAAACAGACGAAGCTGTGTTGATTTTTGGAGAACCTGGTCTAGAAAAAGATAATATGGCCGCCCTAATTCACTTTGGTTCTGATCAATATCGTAAAGAACCAATGATTAAGGTCAATTGTGCCAATTTAAAAGGGAGTGGAGCCGAGCTATTTGGTCGGGCCAACGGCAAAATGGGTTTGTTAGCAGCCCTGGGTAAAGGCACATTACTGTTAAATAATATTCAAGAGTTACCCCAGGAATTATTACCTAAAATAGCCCAATTAATTCAACAAAAAACCTACCATCCGGTTAGTCGTGATGAGGAAGAAATTGTACCTGAACAAGTTAGCCAAGCTCGCATTATTGCCATCTCAGAAACCATCGTTCCTTCTCTTAATACTCTTTTTCCTAAAAATATTAAAGTTCCACCCCTACGAGTCAGAAAAGCTGATATTGATGACTATGTAAACTACTACATTAGTCTAGCCTGTAAAGCCAAGGGTATAGACGTTGTACCCATCACCCCTGAAGCCCTACGAAAACTACAGGCCTACGATTTTCCCAATAATTTACGGGAACTTTCTAACCTAGTTGAACGGGCTGTTACTCAACTTCAGGGCTATACAAAAATTACCGAGGAAATCATTTGGCCCTCCCAGAGCAAGAAAAAACAATTTCGCTTGAATTTACTCAATACCTATTCCCAATTACGTCAATTTCTTCGCAGTTCTTGGTGGCCAGACAGGATTAACTATGGCATTACCACCTGGGCCTTTGCGGCGATCGTGATCATTTTATTTGTTGGCCCCCAGACTCGTGATCAAAATTTTGCCCTGAATCTTTTTTGGGCTTGGTGGTGGCCCCTGGTTTTGATTAGTTTTCCCTTTGTTGGACGACTTTGGTGTGCCGTTTGTCCCTTTATGATCTACGGTGAAATTACTCAAAAACTGTCCCTCTGGCTCTTTCCTCGCACTTTAAAGAAATGGCCGAAGCAAACGCTAGAAAAATGGGGAGGATGGTTTTTATTTGGACTTTTTGCTTTAATTTTACTTTGGGAAGAACTCTGGCATTTACAAAATACGGCCTATCTTTCCGCCTGTTTGTTATTGTTAATTACTGCCGGAGCAATGGTTTGTTCTGCTATTTTTGAACGTCGTCTTTGGTGTCGTTACCTTTGTCCCATTGGCGGCATGAATGGTCTGTTTGCCAAACTGGCGATGACTGAATTACGGGCCCAACAGGGAACTTGTTCCGCCGAATGCAATACCTATCAATGTTATAAGGGTGGCCCCCAAAAGGGAGAAGGGCAAGCAACGGCAGGTTGTCCTCTGTATTCCCATCCTGCCCAATTGGAAGATAATCGGGATTGTGTTCTCTGCATGACCTGTTTAAAAGCCTGTCCCCATCGCTCTGTGGAATTTAATCTCCGTCCACCGGCGATCGAGCTTTGGACAACCCATGTTCCCCGTGCCTACGAAGTTGCTCTGTTATTTCTTTTGCTCAATAGTATATTTTTAAGACGACTGCCAGAAATCAATCTAGAATGGGGTTTACATTTGAATCTTGAACCCTTTGCATTTCATTTTTTAGCCGCATTTCTCACCTTAAGTTTACCGATTCTTATTCCCTTACTCAGCCATCAATTTATCCCCAAAAAAGGCATTCTCAGCCATATCTCTTTTGTGGAATTAGCCTATGGTTATCTGCCTCTAGTTTTAGCGGGTAATCTGGCCCATTATCTGCGTTTGGGAATGGGAGAAGCAGGGACAATTATGCCTCTTTTTATGGCAACTTTCGGTTTGTCGGGTCAACAGTTACCAGTCCTCATCGCTCATCCTGCGGTTATTGCTTTTTTACAAGGATGCTTATTAATTGTTGGGTCGTTAGCTGCCATGTTAATTACTCAAAAAATTGGTCGCCAATCCCTGAAGATTCTTTGGCCTCAACATCTAGCTATTATTGTTTTGGCTATATTAATGAGTCAGATTATCGTTGGCTATTAA